Within Aspergillus oryzae RIB40 DNA, chromosome 2, the genomic segment TGACGTAATGACATCGGAGTTGGTCCACTAATTGGTGAAGCATGCCATGTTAGAAGACAATTGTAGTCAATGAAATGTTTCCCCATGTCCTAGGTTTAGTTATTCAATCTGGTACCAATCTGCTGATGCAACGTCAGGTTTGGCAGATGCACCAGTCCGTAGAACCGGGTTGACGTCCACAAACCCGCTACAGTGAAGCTTAAAGAACAACCTTTTGCTTGGATGGTTAACAGCAAGCTCTAGCTCTGGGTCCATCTAggattcaatcaatctaGGTCATACTTCGAGGTGACTATAAGTGTTTAGCCATAAACCCGCGCCTCAGCCCGAGAACCGTGACATGTCAATTAGAAAGTGATCGACCGCAAATTGGattgaaaacaaaaagtGAGTTATTCTTTACAAAGAGAGTATATTTTCTCCATGTAAGGAGTGTTTCATACTAAAGAAGTATTTGCACAAAAGTTATTCACAAATCGCTTAATACAATGAAGACGCACAAAGAGACATCGAGCCTTTATACAAGTCTCTGCGCCAAAGAACGAAACACTAAAGCACAAACTTAGTTGGCCCAGCAAGGCTTGGGCTCCTTGGTCCCAACGACGTGAGCAGCAATGCCAATGCAATCCTTGTTGCCACCCGGGTTAGCGACACCAGAGGAGGCCCAGATGCTGTAGCCGTCGGCACCGGGGCAGGCGATGAGGCTGGATCCGTCGAACTCGAGGTGGCCATCCTTGATGGCCCAGCCCTTGCGCTCGGCGTTCTTGGGAGCGGGCTCGACACCGACGGTGTAGCCAATCTTGCCCTGGCCTGTGATATTGTCAGCTTGTGGTGCACATTCTTGGGCTATGGGTGGAAGGCATCACGTACCCATGCCGGAGCGGTCAACGTAGATCTCCTGGGGACGAGCGGTGTCATCGTAGATGTTGAGAACACCGTCGTTGATATAGAAACTGGTCTCCTGGCAGctgttgctcttgttctgaAGGCCAGCGATCAGGCTACCCTTGGCGGCGCTGAAGCCAGCGTTCTGGACACCGCTACCGGAGTGAATGGCGATGACGCCGAAGAAGTGAGGGGCATCAGTGGCAGGGGTGGAAGACGGGGTCGCAGCAGGAGCGGAGGTGCTGTCAGCGGCCggggcagcggcggcagtAGCAACGATGGAGGCAGCGAGAGCAAGGTTCTTGAACTGCATTTTGAAAGTTTGATGGTAAACGAGTGGTTTTGGAGAAATCGAAGGTGTTTTAAACGATTGGATTgatggattgattgattgactgatgaGTGGAATGATAGCAGAGAGAAGGGGAGTGAGAACAGCTTTATATGTTGGCAATGACAACCTAATCAAGTCGATGGAGTCTCTTCCAAGACATTGATGTCAACTATTAACCGCTAACTGTCAGCTCTCAAGATCGAAATCTTAGGTACAACGGGAGAATGCCGCGGTTCGACTGGTGCCATGTTGTCATCCTGCAGAGTAGGCTACCTAGAACTATAATTAGCCGGTCCACTCCCGCAGTCCGTTGATTTAGTTTCATTTCGGCCCAAGGTCAGCGATATAATTGGGGTCTTGACCATCACGTGGGGCGCTGTGCCCTCCTTTGCCACGCTCGGTAGCCCTCGGAATCGAGGGAGCAGCCAATCAGGGAATAGGAGTCGTTAATTTAATCATTAATTTTAGGAGAGACAGTTGTTTCGCAGAGATGAGATTCTAAACGGGTAGAAAAACAACCGCTGCTCCACACTACAGACATTGTCTCATTCTAGTGTCCGTCATTGGCTCCTTAGACTGGAGTTGATCCGGAGCAATGCCCTAAACATAGTAGATGGAGCGTCAATCTTCGATCAACATCCTTGTTGTCTCCTCACGCCACTGAAAATCCCCCGCCAGCGAGATGGGAGGACGGGTCACCGCGACTGTtgtcatgatgatgaggttTACTCCATTACGTCCTCTTGACTAGTGAAAAAGCTATGATTCTCTGGGCAAAACAATACCAGAGGGCAGGCTTTCTACAGCCTAAGACAGGGGTACAATGATTCGAGACAAAATTCGATAATGGGTGCAGATCCAACCCCATTTTCAGAAACCGTTAATTTGGATACGGGGCGAGATCCGGCTGTGGCGCAGTAACTATAACCACATTTCTAGAAGAAACGGACCCTCGGGAACAATCTGACGATTTCAACCGACTATGCATGATTGTAGGATCGATACACTGCAGAACTATTGCCCAGAACTGCATGTCTTAAGATTTGCGAGGCGCTGGAAAATGCCTCCATGCACATCGGTCAACCCGGTCCGCCCAACTTCGCATTCTTCTAACCATGCTAGACATCGCCTGCAGGTTCGGACGTACTTCGGCGATTATCCTAAAATAGATCCTTCCAATTTATGGGCTCTGCTACATTGTATCCAAGCATTCCCTCCAGCGATCAGTTCCAGATCGACGCGGTAATCATTCGTCCCACCTTTTGTACCTCACCTGAAAAGAACGGGTGCAACTGGCCGACATatccatccatcatgagAGCATTCTCTTAGTGGCTA encodes:
- the aspf34 gene encoding cell wall protein PhiA (predicted protein), which gives rise to MQFKNLALAASIVATAAAAPAADSTSAPAATPSSTPATDAPHFFGVIAIHSGSGVQNAGFSAAKGSLIAGLQNKSNSCQETSFYINDGVLNIYDDTARPQEIYVDRSGMGQGKIGYTVGVEPAPKNAERKGWAIKDGHLEFDGSSLIACPGADGYSIWASSGVANPGGNKDCIGIAAHVVGTKEPKPCWAN